One region of Rhodocaloribacter litoris genomic DNA includes:
- a CDS encoding TolC family protein translates to MHARTGLILLLTMLALGRPLRAQPAPERLGVVEAVRLAEANSPELNRLRAAVEAARAARLTTFGLDAPTVAYAREGIGAGGFNEQRVVVSQAFDFPTTGLYRYRQADREAEALERRLDVLRRQTKARVKQAYTRVLYAREIEHLRQEELALARALIDAVSTRLEVGEASPIDRMKADLQLAQARDNLDAAHRDFLNARYDLFRAIGLDPEAQRYEIAFPDTLAYVPVEIDQEAALARLDEQPEVQEALTRVQAAGYGVRAARSSLLPRVHLSYWPQDFGTGYDFQAFEVGISVPLWGWLDGRGRIQQARAEHRQRQWETDAVRLDLKQAIEQAWHRYDASRQIIERFNQTVQERAATLLALTREGYRLGEIDLLTLLDTQRTYLDSQLRFYQALRDYYLDVIELERYLEQDLVFTGQ, encoded by the coding sequence ATGCACGCTCGTACGGGACTGATTCTGTTGTTGACGATGCTGGCGCTGGGGAGGCCGCTGCGGGCGCAGCCGGCTCCCGAACGGCTGGGTGTGGTCGAGGCCGTCCGGCTGGCCGAGGCGAACAGCCCCGAATTGAACCGGCTGCGGGCCGCCGTCGAGGCCGCCCGCGCCGCCCGGCTGACGACCTTCGGCCTCGACGCCCCTACGGTGGCCTATGCCCGCGAAGGGATCGGGGCCGGTGGGTTCAACGAACAGCGGGTGGTCGTCTCGCAGGCGTTCGACTTCCCGACGACGGGGCTTTACCGCTACCGCCAGGCCGACCGTGAGGCCGAGGCCCTCGAACGCCGGCTCGACGTGCTGCGCCGCCAGACGAAAGCCCGCGTCAAGCAGGCCTACACCCGGGTGCTCTACGCCCGCGAGATCGAGCACCTGCGGCAGGAGGAGCTGGCGCTGGCCCGTGCCCTCATCGACGCCGTCTCGACGCGCCTCGAAGTCGGCGAGGCCAGCCCCATCGACCGCATGAAGGCCGACCTGCAGCTCGCGCAGGCCCGGGACAACCTCGACGCCGCTCATCGCGACTTCCTCAACGCCCGCTACGACCTGTTCCGCGCCATCGGCCTCGACCCGGAGGCGCAGCGCTACGAGATCGCCTTCCCCGACACGCTGGCCTACGTGCCGGTCGAGATCGATCAGGAGGCGGCGCTGGCGCGGCTGGACGAGCAGCCCGAGGTGCAGGAGGCCCTGACCCGCGTCCAGGCGGCCGGCTACGGGGTGCGCGCCGCGCGAAGCAGCCTGCTGCCTCGCGTGCACCTCAGTTACTGGCCGCAGGACTTCGGCACGGGATACGACTTCCAGGCTTTCGAGGTGGGGATTTCCGTGCCGCTCTGGGGCTGGCTCGACGGCCGCGGGCGCATCCAGCAGGCCCGCGCCGAGCACCGCCAGCGCCAGTGGGAGACGGACGCCGTCCGCCTCGACCTCAAGCAGGCCATTGAGCAGGCCTGGCACCGCTACGACGCCAGCCGGCAGATCATCGAACGCTTCAACCAGACCGTGCAGGAACGCGCCGCCACGCTGCTGGCCCTCACCCGCGAAGGCTACCGCCTCGGGGAGATCGACCTGCTCACCCTGCTCGACACGCAGCGCACCTACCTCGACAGCCAGCTCCGCTTCTACCAGGCCCTCCGAGACTACTACCTGGACGTGATCGAACTGGAGCGTTACCTTGAACAGGACCTGGTCTTCACCGGCCAATGA
- a CDS encoding response regulator transcription factor encodes MPAPHLLLVEDEPRMAAFLLAGLEEEGYRVRWVDRGLPALEAVGREPFDAVLLDVRLPDLDGVEVCRRLRLHHPALPILMLTALDAVEDRVRGLRSGADDYLPKPFAFEELLARVEALLRRARTAPALSELTDEPLRLDLTARTCTVGGRPLDLTPREFDLLAYFLARPGQVLSRDEIHRDVWGHDFDRGTNLIDVYVGYVRRKLQEAGCPDRLQTVRGLGYRYVPVSASLHDDTA; translated from the coding sequence ATGCCTGCGCCCCACCTGCTTCTCGTAGAAGACGAGCCCCGCATGGCCGCTTTCCTGCTGGCCGGACTGGAGGAGGAAGGCTATCGCGTCCGCTGGGTGGACCGGGGCCTGCCGGCCCTGGAGGCCGTGGGCCGGGAACCCTTCGACGCCGTCCTGCTGGACGTCCGCCTGCCCGACCTGGACGGCGTCGAGGTATGCCGCCGCCTGCGCCTGCACCACCCGGCCCTCCCCATCCTGATGCTGACGGCCCTGGACGCCGTCGAAGACCGCGTGCGGGGCCTGCGCTCGGGCGCCGACGACTACCTGCCCAAGCCGTTCGCCTTCGAGGAACTGCTGGCGCGCGTGGAGGCGCTGCTCCGCCGCGCCCGCACGGCCCCGGCCCTCTCCGAACTGACCGACGAGCCCCTCCGGCTCGACCTGACCGCACGCACCTGCACCGTCGGCGGCCGGCCGCTCGACCTGACCCCACGGGAATTCGATCTGCTGGCCTATTTCCTGGCCCGTCCCGGACAGGTGCTCTCGCGCGATGAGATCCACCGGGACGTGTGGGGTCATGACTTCGACCGCGGCACCAACCTGATCGACGTCTACGTCGGGTACGTGCGCCGCAAATTGCAGGAGGCCGGCTGCCCGGACCGCCTTCAGACGGTCCGCGGCCTCGGCTACCGGTACGTCCCCGTTTCTGCCTCCCTCCATGACGACACCGCCTGA
- a CDS encoding Nif11-like leader peptide family natural product precursor produces the protein MPVQEALRFIQAVRREGALQASLRALDDPSDLDQVVRIGAGAGYDFSVEELQEAFRHDWAMRWLHVNRRP, from the coding sequence ATGCCGGTACAGGAAGCCCTGCGGTTCATCCAGGCCGTCCGCCGGGAAGGGGCCCTGCAGGCCAGTCTGCGTGCCCTGGACGACCCCTCGGATCTCGATCAGGTCGTTCGGATCGGCGCCGGTGCCGGGTACGATTTTTCAGTCGAAGAATTGCAGGAAGCATTTCGTCACGACTGGGCCATGCGGTGGCTGCACGTCAACCGCCGGCCTTAA
- a CDS encoding efflux RND transporter periplasmic adaptor subunit: protein MRLTVFPLRIRGYVSRIGLLLVLLLAACGGGKTAQSPPPEVGVPPSLREDAGPPVQVVRLDERQAAELSVQTTRVRAALAPYTLSLPGEVLPAPDHYAVVSAPISGRVARIYAHEGEAVRPGQVLLELESLEFANLAADYLQARADAAYLEERVTRLRTLVEKQISPRSTLDKAEADLVRARAGVGAAFARLKALGLSDATIEGWSSTDRERPLLPVTAPIGGVIDRHLVDLGRSVTAYDEMLTLIDPARVLVRGFVPPEEAAFVQVGDTVEVGRQAASPHPLTGRIATINPALDPDNRAVVVNVLLTTEAGWPRPGQTVRLRIRTGTPRPVIAVPLEAVTYDGEQPVVFVRTAPDAFEKRPISIERVGPGEAVVTAGLRDGEEVAVSQVFSLKALSRFEQYAEE from the coding sequence ATGCGATTGACCGTGTTTCCCCTTCGTATCCGCGGGTACGTTAGCCGGATCGGCCTGCTGCTCGTACTGCTGCTCGCTGCCTGTGGCGGGGGCAAGACGGCGCAGTCACCGCCCCCCGAGGTGGGTGTGCCGCCGTCGCTGCGTGAGGACGCCGGGCCGCCGGTGCAGGTGGTGCGCCTGGACGAGCGGCAGGCGGCCGAGCTGTCCGTGCAGACGACCCGCGTGCGGGCGGCGCTGGCGCCCTACACGCTGAGCCTGCCGGGCGAGGTGCTGCCCGCGCCCGACCACTACGCCGTCGTCAGCGCGCCCATCAGCGGCCGGGTGGCCCGCATCTACGCGCACGAGGGCGAGGCCGTCCGGCCGGGCCAGGTGCTGCTCGAACTCGAAAGCCTCGAATTTGCCAACCTGGCGGCGGACTACCTGCAGGCGCGGGCCGATGCGGCCTACCTGGAGGAGCGGGTGACCCGCCTGCGCACCCTCGTCGAGAAGCAGATCAGCCCGCGCAGTACGCTGGATAAGGCCGAGGCGGACCTGGTCCGCGCCCGGGCCGGTGTCGGCGCCGCCTTTGCCCGGCTGAAGGCGCTGGGCCTGAGCGACGCCACCATCGAGGGCTGGAGCAGCACCGACCGGGAGCGCCCGCTGTTGCCCGTCACGGCGCCCATCGGCGGCGTCATCGACCGGCACCTCGTTGACCTGGGGCGCTCCGTCACGGCCTACGACGAGATGCTCACCCTCATCGACCCCGCTCGCGTGCTGGTGCGCGGCTTCGTGCCGCCCGAGGAGGCCGCCTTCGTGCAGGTGGGGGACACGGTCGAGGTCGGGCGGCAGGCGGCGTCGCCGCATCCGCTCACCGGCCGCATCGCCACGATCAACCCCGCGCTCGACCCCGACAACCGCGCCGTCGTGGTCAACGTCCTCCTGACGACGGAGGCCGGCTGGCCCCGGCCCGGGCAGACCGTCCGCCTGCGCATCCGCACCGGCACGCCGCGCCCGGTCATCGCCGTCCCGCTGGAGGCCGTCACGTACGACGGCGAGCAGCCCGTCGTCTTCGTCCGCACCGCGCCGGACGCCTTCGAGAAGCGGCCCATCAGCATCGAGCGCGTCGGCCCCGGGGAGGCCGTCGTCACCGCCGGCCTGCGCGACGGCGAGGAGGTGGCCGTCTCGCAGGTCTTCAGCCTCAAGGCCCTCAGCCGCTTCGAACAGTACGCCGAAGAATAA
- a CDS encoding VPS10 domain-containing protein, with product MHLLRAFPNRLCLGLLLLFLSATPSPAQQLDTTKLAGLKARAIGPAGMSGRVTAIDAVHSDPDIIYVGGAASGLWRSTNGGIDWEPLFDDQPVTSIGAIAVYQKNPSILYVGTGEGNPRNSQTSGNGVYKSIDGGRTWSHLGLDETRNIHRILVHPDNPDVVIVGAQGPAWGETEMRGVFKSTDGGKTWRKVLYVNERTGIADLVMDPANPDKLIAAMWEFRRWPWFFTSGGPGSGLFVSFDGGETWTRRTHEDGLPEGELGRIGLAIARSNPDVVYALVEAKKNGLYRSDDGGFTFRLVNDKEEITNRPFYYNDLFVDPANENRIYHVASPVNLSEDGGKNFKTYLPFSRVHVDHHAWWIHPEDPDLIYDGNDGGMYISRDRGKTWRFVENLPFAQFYHINVDMELPYNVLGGLQDNGSWRGPAYVWRQGGIRNAYWEEVAFGDGFDVTPDPSNPRYGYAMSQGGNLVRYDLETGHQKYIKPVHPEGLPLRFNWNAGFAVDPFDPATIYYGSQFVHKSTDRGDTWEIISPDLTTNDPEKQRQLESGGLTYDVTQAENFTTILTIAPSPIERGVLWVGTDDGNVQLTRDGGRTWTNVVTNIRGVPEGTWVPHIEASKHNPAEAFVVFDDHRRNNWTPYVFRTRDYGRSWERLVDENDVWGYALVVEQDPVAPNLLFLGTEFGLYVSIDGGSTWTKWTHGVPTASVMDLVIHPREHDLVIGTFGRSVFILDDIRPLRALAREGAALLDAPLHVFDPPEAYLAEYKEAAGTRFIAEGMFAGENRPYGAMITYVVNPPDAAAGADTAKAEGRKKEDRVTVEILDADGTVIRTLRGPAEPGLNRIHWELDRRGVRFPGQPKPKPDAAEPGGPRVLPGTYTVRVRHGDHRDSTTVTVHPDPRIDYDPAALAARDALIRRWMDRVALATEAADRLREAKEAVEMVNKQLGDRDDETAKSLKERGKAVLDSLKAIEEQIRGKEVQGIRRDPEVLTARLQTASRYLQSAYDAPGQADRIALDAAEAKLREVLDATNAFFAGPWAAYRQAVEAAGVSPFRTYEPLRLND from the coding sequence ATGCACCTGCTCCGAGCGTTCCCGAACCGCCTCTGCCTCGGTCTCCTGCTGCTCTTCCTCTCCGCGACGCCCTCCCCGGCCCAGCAACTCGACACGACGAAACTGGCGGGCCTGAAAGCCCGCGCCATCGGGCCGGCCGGCATGAGCGGCCGCGTCACGGCCATCGACGCCGTCCACAGCGACCCGGACATCATCTACGTCGGCGGGGCCGCCAGCGGCCTGTGGCGCTCCACCAACGGCGGCATCGACTGGGAGCCCCTCTTCGACGACCAGCCCGTCACCTCCATCGGCGCCATCGCCGTCTACCAGAAAAACCCGTCCATCCTCTACGTGGGCACCGGGGAAGGCAACCCTCGCAACAGCCAGACCAGCGGCAACGGCGTCTACAAGTCCATCGACGGCGGCCGCACCTGGAGCCACCTGGGCCTCGACGAGACGCGCAACATCCACCGCATCCTCGTGCATCCGGACAACCCGGACGTCGTCATTGTCGGCGCGCAGGGGCCGGCCTGGGGCGAGACGGAGATGCGCGGCGTCTTCAAGTCCACCGACGGCGGCAAGACCTGGCGGAAGGTTCTCTACGTGAACGAGCGCACCGGCATCGCCGACCTGGTAATGGACCCGGCGAACCCGGACAAGCTCATCGCCGCCATGTGGGAGTTCCGGCGCTGGCCGTGGTTCTTCACGTCCGGCGGCCCCGGCTCCGGCCTCTTCGTCTCCTTCGACGGCGGCGAGACGTGGACGCGGCGCACCCATGAGGACGGCCTGCCCGAGGGCGAGCTCGGCCGCATCGGCCTGGCCATCGCCCGCAGCAACCCGGACGTCGTCTATGCCCTGGTCGAGGCGAAGAAAAACGGCCTCTACCGCTCGGACGACGGCGGCTTCACCTTCCGGCTCGTCAACGACAAGGAGGAGATCACCAACCGCCCGTTCTATTACAACGACCTCTTCGTGGACCCGGCCAACGAGAACCGGATCTACCACGTGGCCTCCCCCGTCAACCTGAGCGAGGACGGGGGCAAGAACTTCAAGACCTACCTGCCCTTCTCGCGGGTGCACGTCGACCACCACGCCTGGTGGATCCATCCGGAGGACCCCGACCTCATCTACGACGGCAACGACGGCGGCATGTACATCTCGCGCGACCGGGGCAAGACCTGGCGCTTCGTCGAGAACCTGCCGTTCGCGCAGTTCTACCACATCAACGTGGACATGGAGCTGCCCTACAACGTCCTCGGCGGGTTGCAGGACAACGGCTCGTGGCGCGGGCCGGCGTACGTGTGGCGTCAGGGCGGCATCCGCAACGCCTACTGGGAGGAGGTCGCCTTCGGCGATGGCTTCGACGTCACCCCGGACCCCTCGAACCCGCGCTACGGCTACGCCATGAGCCAGGGCGGTAACCTGGTGCGGTACGACCTCGAGACGGGGCATCAGAAGTACATCAAGCCCGTCCACCCCGAGGGCCTCCCGCTGCGGTTCAACTGGAACGCCGGCTTCGCCGTGGACCCGTTCGATCCCGCGACGATCTACTACGGCAGCCAGTTCGTCCACAAGAGCACGGACCGGGGCGACACGTGGGAGATCATCTCGCCCGACCTGACGACGAACGACCCGGAGAAGCAGCGCCAGCTCGAGAGCGGCGGGCTGACGTACGACGTGACGCAGGCGGAAAACTTCACCACCATCCTGACGATCGCCCCGAGCCCCATCGAGCGCGGCGTCCTCTGGGTCGGTACCGACGACGGCAACGTGCAGCTCACGCGCGACGGCGGCCGGACGTGGACGAACGTCGTGACCAACATCCGGGGCGTGCCCGAGGGCACCTGGGTGCCCCACATCGAGGCCTCGAAGCACAACCCGGCCGAGGCGTTCGTCGTCTTCGACGACCACCGCCGCAACAACTGGACGCCCTACGTCTTCCGCACCCGCGACTACGGGCGCTCGTGGGAGCGCCTGGTGGATGAGAACGACGTCTGGGGCTATGCGCTCGTCGTCGAGCAGGACCCGGTGGCGCCCAACCTGCTCTTCCTCGGCACCGAGTTCGGCCTGTACGTCTCCATCGACGGCGGAAGCACATGGACGAAGTGGACGCACGGCGTCCCGACCGCCTCGGTGATGGACCTGGTCATCCACCCGCGCGAGCACGACCTGGTCATCGGCACCTTCGGCCGCTCGGTCTTCATCCTGGACGACATCCGCCCGCTGCGGGCGCTGGCGCGGGAAGGCGCGGCCCTCCTCGACGCGCCGCTCCACGTCTTCGACCCGCCCGAGGCCTACCTGGCCGAGTACAAGGAGGCCGCCGGCACCCGCTTCATCGCCGAGGGCATGTTCGCCGGGGAGAACCGGCCGTACGGCGCCATGATCACGTACGTCGTCAACCCGCCCGATGCGGCCGCCGGCGCCGACACCGCGAAGGCCGAAGGCCGCAAGAAGGAGGACCGGGTGACCGTCGAGATCCTCGATGCCGACGGCACGGTCATCCGCACGCTCCGGGGGCCGGCCGAGCCGGGGCTGAACCGCATCCACTGGGAGCTCGACCGCCGGGGCGTCCGCTTCCCCGGCCAGCCGAAGCCGAAGCCGGACGCCGCCGAGCCGGGCGGGCCGCGTGTCCTGCCGGGCACCTACACCGTCCGCGTCCGCCACGGCGACCATCGCGACAGCACCACCGTCACGGTCCACCCCGACCCGCGGATCGACTACGACCCGGCGGCCCTTGCCGCCCGCGACGCCCTCATCCGGCGGTGGATGGACCGCGTCGCGCTGGCCACCGAGGCCGCCGACCGGCTGCGCGAGGCGAAAGAGGCGGTCGAGATGGTGAACAAGCAACTCGGCGACCGGGACGACGAGACGGCAAAGAGCCTGAAGGAACGGGGCAAGGCCGTGCTCGACTCGCTCAAGGCCATCGAAGAGCAGATCCGGGGCAAGGAGGTGCAGGGCATCCGCCGCGACCCCGAGGTGCTGACGGCGCGCCTGCAGACGGCCTCACGGTATCTGCAGAGCGCCTACGACGCGCCCGGCCAGGCCGACCGGATCGCCCTCGACGCGGCCGAGGCCAAACTCCGCGAGGTGCTCGACGCCACGAACGCCTTCTTCGCGGGACCGTGGGCCGCCTACCGGCAGGCCGTGGAGGCCGCGGGCGTCTCGCCGTTCAGGACCTACGAGCCGCTACGGCTGAACGACTGA
- a CDS encoding efflux RND transporter permease subunit encodes MLNRLIDFSLRQKFVALSLVLLMAVGGVFALLRLPINSLPDVTPVQVLVITKAGRYSPYDVERLVSFPIETAMNGLPDVKEVRSISQFGLSAVTVEFEEGTDIYFARQMVSQRLQSVAGDLPGGVDPPQLGPISTALGEIYQYVVRGEGYSLTQLREIQDWLIAPQLKTVPGVTEINSFGGFVKQYDVVVLPERLRAYGLSLGQVMDAIAQNNSVSGGNYLEHNREQYIIRGFGLIRNLSDIENVVVTKLGNRPLYVRDVAEVRPGRQLRQGAVTQDGQGEVVTGIVMMLRGGNGREVIAAIEDKIAEVERGLPEGVRIEKFYDQSDLIERTTHTLRTNLIEGGFLVIAVLLLMLGEITGALIVASVIPLSMLFAFIGMREFGLAANLMSLGAIDFGMVVDGSVVMIENMVHRLQEDRGRRPVVQVLRQAGHEVARPIFFGVLIILMVYVPIATFRGMEGILFRPMAITVATAVLGSLILALVYVPAVAALAFRRGVKVRRNYIMEWMQPRYRRFLEKNLERKGRTFLIAGVFLAGALALLPFLGTEFLPELDEGSILIEQVRMPSVTLQESVENANWLAGQLKAHIPEIETVVPKTGRSDLANDWMGVHQTDVWVILKPRDAWRPGMTKERIIEQIRPYLETEPGLAYNFTQPIAMRVDELTSGVKSDVAVKLFGEDLAVMQRVAEDIARLLPSLPGTDNFYVEQTAGQPYLNIEIDREAVAAFGLNVADVQQIIEAGIGGVPVSQVFEGQRRFDIVVRFPEELRDTFRDLMDVPVQLPGGGTVPLARLARITVEEGPREIARENGWRRTVVGINLTGIDIGTYVANLQRAIEEQVTIPPGTFITYGGAFEDQQRAMRHLLVVVPLALFIILGLLYLMFGQMRYAWMIFLSLPFALTGGIYLLWLRGLYLSVSASVGFVALFGVAVLNGVVMVAHLNNLRRRGLGVREATIQGATDRLRPVLMTALVASLGFVPMAFNTGPGSEVQRPLATVVIGGLITATLLTLRVLPTVYNWLERDDRIPGGPDPLAGDGAALEPAEAVAEAGA; translated from the coding sequence ATGCTCAACCGCCTCATCGACTTCAGCCTGCGCCAGAAGTTCGTCGCCCTCTCGCTGGTGCTGCTCATGGCCGTCGGCGGCGTGTTCGCCCTGCTGCGCCTGCCCATCAACTCGCTGCCGGACGTGACGCCGGTGCAGGTGCTCGTCATCACGAAGGCCGGGCGCTACTCGCCCTACGACGTCGAGCGCCTCGTCAGTTTTCCCATCGAGACGGCCATGAACGGCCTGCCGGATGTGAAGGAGGTGCGCTCGATCTCGCAGTTCGGCCTCTCGGCCGTGACGGTCGAGTTCGAGGAGGGGACGGACATCTACTTTGCCCGGCAGATGGTCAGCCAGCGCCTGCAGAGCGTGGCGGGCGACCTGCCCGGGGGCGTCGACCCGCCGCAACTCGGGCCCATCTCCACCGCCCTCGGCGAGATCTACCAGTACGTGGTGCGCGGCGAGGGCTACTCGCTGACGCAACTGCGCGAGATCCAGGACTGGCTCATCGCCCCGCAGCTCAAGACCGTCCCGGGCGTGACCGAGATCAACTCGTTCGGCGGCTTCGTCAAGCAGTACGACGTGGTCGTCCTGCCCGAGCGGCTGCGGGCCTACGGGCTGAGCCTGGGGCAGGTGATGGACGCCATCGCGCAGAACAACAGCGTCTCGGGCGGCAACTACCTGGAGCACAACCGCGAGCAGTACATCATCCGCGGCTTCGGGCTGATCCGCAACCTGTCCGACATCGAGAACGTGGTGGTCACGAAGCTCGGCAACCGCCCCCTCTACGTGCGCGACGTGGCCGAGGTGCGGCCCGGGCGGCAGCTCCGCCAGGGCGCCGTCACGCAGGACGGGCAGGGCGAGGTCGTCACCGGCATCGTGATGATGCTCCGCGGCGGCAACGGCCGCGAGGTCATCGCCGCCATCGAGGACAAGATCGCCGAGGTCGAGCGCGGGCTGCCCGAGGGCGTGCGCATCGAGAAGTTCTACGACCAGAGCGACCTGATCGAGCGGACGACGCACACGCTGCGGACGAACCTGATCGAGGGCGGCTTCCTGGTCATTGCCGTGCTGCTGCTGATGCTGGGTGAGATCACCGGGGCGCTCATCGTGGCCTCGGTCATCCCGCTCTCGATGCTTTTCGCCTTCATCGGCATGCGCGAGTTCGGGCTGGCGGCCAACCTGATGAGCCTGGGTGCCATCGACTTCGGCATGGTGGTGGACGGCTCGGTGGTGATGATCGAGAACATGGTGCACCGGCTGCAGGAGGACCGCGGGCGGCGGCCGGTGGTGCAGGTGCTCCGGCAGGCCGGGCACGAGGTGGCCCGCCCCATCTTCTTCGGCGTGCTCATCATCCTGATGGTCTACGTCCCGATTGCCACGTTCCGGGGAATGGAGGGCATCCTGTTCCGCCCGATGGCGATCACCGTGGCCACGGCCGTGCTGGGGTCGCTGATCCTGGCGCTCGTCTACGTGCCCGCCGTGGCGGCGCTGGCGTTCCGGCGGGGCGTGAAGGTGCGCCGCAACTACATCATGGAATGGATGCAGCCGCGCTACCGGCGCTTCCTGGAGAAGAACCTGGAGCGGAAGGGCCGCACGTTCCTGATCGCCGGGGTGTTCCTGGCCGGGGCGCTGGCGCTGCTGCCCTTCCTCGGCACCGAGTTCCTGCCGGAGCTGGACGAGGGCTCCATCCTGATCGAACAGGTGCGCATGCCGAGCGTGACGCTGCAGGAGTCCGTCGAGAACGCCAACTGGCTGGCCGGGCAGCTCAAGGCGCACATCCCCGAGATCGAGACGGTCGTGCCCAAGACGGGCCGCTCGGACCTGGCCAACGACTGGATGGGCGTGCACCAGACGGACGTGTGGGTCATCCTCAAGCCGCGCGACGCCTGGCGGCCGGGCATGACGAAGGAGCGCATCATCGAGCAGATCCGGCCCTACCTGGAGACGGAGCCGGGGCTGGCCTACAACTTCACGCAGCCCATCGCCATGCGCGTGGACGAACTGACGAGCGGCGTCAAGAGCGACGTGGCCGTCAAGCTCTTCGGCGAGGACCTGGCTGTGATGCAGCGCGTGGCGGAGGACATCGCCCGGCTGCTGCCTTCGCTGCCCGGCACGGACAACTTCTACGTGGAGCAGACCGCCGGCCAGCCCTATCTGAACATCGAGATCGACCGCGAGGCGGTGGCCGCCTTCGGTCTCAACGTGGCGGACGTGCAGCAGATCATCGAGGCCGGCATCGGCGGGGTGCCCGTCAGCCAGGTCTTCGAGGGGCAGCGCCGCTTCGACATCGTGGTCCGCTTCCCCGAGGAACTCCGCGACACGTTCCGCGACCTGATGGACGTGCCGGTGCAGTTGCCCGGCGGGGGCACGGTGCCGCTGGCCCGTCTGGCTCGCATCACCGTCGAGGAGGGGCCGCGCGAGATCGCCCGCGAGAACGGCTGGCGCCGCACGGTGGTGGGCATCAACCTGACGGGCATCGACATCGGCACGTACGTGGCCAACCTGCAACGAGCCATCGAGGAACAGGTGACGATCCCGCCGGGCACGTTCATCACCTACGGCGGGGCGTTCGAGGACCAGCAGCGGGCCATGCGGCACCTGCTCGTGGTCGTCCCGCTGGCGCTGTTCATCATCCTGGGGTTGCTCTACCTGATGTTCGGGCAGATGCGCTACGCCTGGATGATCTTCCTGTCGCTGCCCTTTGCGCTCACCGGCGGCATCTACCTGCTGTGGCTGCGCGGCCTCTACCTCTCCGTCTCGGCCAGCGTCGGGTTCGTGGCGCTCTTCGGCGTGGCGGTGCTCAACGGCGTGGTGATGGTGGCGCACCTGAACAACCTGCGCCGCCGCGGCCTCGGCGTGCGCGAGGCGACGATCCAGGGGGCCACGGACCGCCTGCGGCCGGTGCTGATGACGGCGCTCGTGGCCAGCCTGGGCTTCGTCCCGATGGCCTTCAACACCGGGCCGGGCTCGGAGGTGCAGCGGCCCCTGGCTACCGTCGTCATCGGCGGCCTCATCACGGCCACGCTGCTGACGCTGCGTGTGCTGCCGACCGTCTACAACTGGCTCGAACGCGACGACCGCATCCCCGGCGGCCCGGACCCCCTCGCCGGCGACGGCGCCGCCCTCGAACCCGCCGAAGCCGTGGCCGAGGCGGGGGCCTGA